One region of Opitutaceae bacterium genomic DNA includes:
- a CDS encoding AAA family ATPase, producing the protein MYQSFYGFTEMPFNITPDPKFLYLSPTHLDALQHLKFGVEQKKGFIVLVGEVGCGKTTLCRRFLNELDSKHWDSALILNPRVNETQMLKAILTELGETKLARNQHDLVAQINRVLMSRIEAGRDIVLIIDEAQNLSFEVLEQVRLLSNLETDKQKLLQIVLMGQPELKTMLAREELRQLRQRILIHYELFPLNIGDLTHYVHHRLTLAGGQGRPHFTNWAIRAVQRASRGVPRIANNLCDKALLAAFLRESDEVTWKDVRRAVKDVATLTN; encoded by the coding sequence AGTTTTTATGGGTTCACGGAGATGCCGTTCAACATCACCCCTGACCCCAAATTCCTCTATCTGAGCCCGACCCATCTTGACGCGCTGCAACATCTGAAGTTCGGCGTTGAACAGAAGAAGGGATTCATCGTGCTCGTCGGGGAGGTCGGCTGCGGGAAAACCACCCTCTGCCGCCGATTCCTGAACGAACTCGATTCCAAGCACTGGGACTCCGCCCTGATCTTGAATCCGCGGGTCAACGAAACCCAGATGCTGAAAGCGATCCTCACTGAACTCGGCGAAACCAAACTCGCCCGCAATCAACATGACCTTGTCGCCCAGATAAATCGCGTCCTCATGAGCCGTATCGAGGCTGGGCGCGACATCGTGTTGATCATCGACGAAGCGCAAAATCTGTCGTTCGAGGTTCTGGAACAGGTCCGCCTCCTGTCGAATCTTGAGACTGACAAGCAGAAGCTGCTGCAAATCGTCCTTATGGGGCAGCCAGAGTTGAAAACCATGCTCGCCCGGGAGGAACTCCGCCAGCTCCGGCAGCGCATCCTGATTCACTACGAACTCTTTCCCCTGAATATCGGTGATCTCACGCACTATGTTCATCACCGGCTTACCCTGGCTGGCGGACAGGGCCGCCCCCATTTTACCAACTGGGCGATTCGTGCGGTGCAGCGGGCATCGCGCGGAGTGCCAAGGATTGCAAATAATCTCTGCGATAAGGCCCTTCTGGCCGCATTCTTGCGCGAGTCCGATGAAGTTACTTGGAAGGACGTCCGGCGTGCCGTTAAGGACGTTGCAACCCTTACCAACTAA